From the genome of Cytobacillus firmus, one region includes:
- a CDS encoding YaaC family protein, with the protein MIHPFDFKSSFLYFFSANTSQEFLKKCYQKQNLDQAEQKSYENSYPFIYYLEHGQVYYEQAEKAPLVIKPILFFYGLVHLVKACILTVDPNYPETTSVLAHGVSARKRKKQQYNFFQDEVKFQKSGLFPYMGEKLFHMKHLEGEKTTMGELFGQIPELNDLYSQTEGRKTFLEAGLEKDKLILPKMILDRFHMTESRFVEYLQSKSDSSISFHESEESALKFKMENLNTYNFKPLRYSPDAGKFFFPLAKDELIDFPELLIHYLLLYNLSMIARYETEWWSELIKMMPNKDYPFILTFLQITAAKGPYLIYQYLSDKKQ; encoded by the coding sequence GTGATACATCCATTTGATTTTAAAAGCTCCTTTTTATATTTTTTTTCTGCGAATACATCACAGGAATTTTTAAAGAAATGCTACCAAAAGCAAAACCTGGATCAGGCTGAACAAAAGAGCTATGAAAACAGTTACCCTTTTATATACTATCTAGAACACGGGCAAGTATACTATGAGCAGGCAGAGAAGGCACCACTGGTCATCAAGCCGATTCTCTTTTTTTATGGCCTTGTTCACCTCGTGAAGGCCTGCATACTAACTGTGGATCCTAATTATCCGGAGACTACTTCTGTTTTGGCACACGGGGTATCTGCCCGGAAAAGAAAAAAGCAGCAATATAATTTTTTTCAGGATGAAGTGAAATTTCAAAAAAGCGGGCTTTTCCCTTATATGGGAGAAAAATTGTTTCACATGAAACATTTGGAAGGCGAAAAAACAACGATGGGAGAGTTATTTGGCCAGATCCCCGAACTTAATGACTTGTACAGCCAGACAGAGGGCCGTAAGACTTTTCTCGAAGCAGGGCTGGAAAAGGATAAATTGATTTTGCCAAAGATGATCCTTGATCGCTTTCATATGACCGAGTCCCGTTTTGTGGAATATCTGCAGTCAAAGTCAGACTCTAGTATAAGCTTTCATGAATCAGAGGAGTCAGCATTGAAATTCAAGATGGAAAATTTGAATACATATAATTTCAAGCCATTACGATATAGTCCGGATGCCGGAAAGTTCTTCTTCCCGCTGGCTAAAGATGAATTGATTGATTTCCCTGAACTTCTTATTCATTATCTCCTGCTTTATAACTTAAGCATGATTGCCCGCTACGAAACAGAATGGTGGAGCGAACTGATCAAAATGATGCCGAATAAAGACTATCCGTTTATTCTAACATTTCTTCAAATTACGGCTGCAAAGGGGCCGTATTTGATTTATCAGTATTTGTCTGATAAGAAGCAGTAA
- the guaB gene encoding IMP dehydrogenase, whose translation MWETKFAKEGLTFDDVLLVPSKSEVLPRDVSLKVNLTEKIALNIPVISAGMDTVTEAEMAIAMARQGGLGVIHKNMSIEQQADQVDKVKRSESGVITDPFFLTPEQQVFDAEHLMGKYRISGVPIVNNTEELKLVGILTNRDLRFIQDFSIKISDVMTKENLVTAPVGTTLDEAEKILQRHKIEKLPLVDDEGVLKGLITIKDIEKVIEFPNSAKDERGRLLAGAAVGVTGDTMKRVEMLVKSHVDVIVVDTAHGHSKGVLDTVREIRNTYPDLAIIAGNVATAEATKDLIEAGADIVKVGIGPGSICTTRVVAGVGVPQITAVYDCATEARKHGKSIIADGGIKYSGDIVKALAAGGHAVMLGSLLAGVSESPGETEIFQGRRFKVYRGMGSVAAMEKGSKDRYFQEDNKKFVPEGIEGRIAYKGPLSDTIYQLIGGIRSGMGYCGTKDLHELRENAQFIKMTGAGLRESHPHDVQITKEAPNYSL comes from the coding sequence ATGTGGGAAACTAAGTTTGCTAAAGAAGGTTTAACTTTTGATGATGTTTTACTGGTTCCATCTAAATCAGAGGTGCTTCCTCGTGATGTAAGCCTCAAAGTTAATTTGACTGAAAAGATTGCACTCAACATTCCAGTGATCAGTGCCGGAATGGATACGGTGACTGAAGCAGAAATGGCGATCGCTATGGCGCGCCAGGGCGGTTTGGGAGTTATCCATAAAAACATGTCCATAGAACAGCAGGCTGATCAGGTGGATAAAGTAAAACGTTCAGAAAGCGGCGTTATTACGGACCCATTCTTTCTCACTCCAGAACAGCAGGTATTTGACGCAGAACATTTAATGGGCAAGTATCGGATTTCCGGTGTGCCTATCGTCAATAATACTGAGGAACTGAAGCTTGTTGGCATTCTGACAAACCGTGACCTCCGATTCATTCAGGACTTTTCGATAAAAATCTCCGATGTGATGACAAAGGAAAACCTTGTAACGGCTCCGGTTGGAACCACATTGGATGAAGCAGAAAAGATTCTCCAGAGGCATAAAATTGAAAAATTGCCGCTGGTAGATGATGAAGGTGTTTTAAAAGGGTTAATCACCATTAAAGATATTGAAAAAGTTATTGAGTTTCCTAACTCGGCAAAGGATGAGCGCGGACGCCTGCTGGCAGGTGCAGCAGTTGGCGTAACCGGCGATACGATGAAGCGTGTTGAAATGCTTGTGAAATCACATGTAGATGTGATCGTAGTGGATACGGCACATGGACATTCAAAAGGCGTGCTTGATACCGTACGCGAAATCAGAAATACTTATCCGGATCTCGCCATTATTGCCGGAAACGTTGCGACAGCTGAAGCGACAAAGGATTTGATTGAAGCGGGTGCTGATATTGTAAAAGTGGGAATCGGACCTGGATCGATTTGTACAACACGCGTTGTTGCAGGTGTAGGAGTTCCGCAGATCACAGCTGTTTATGACTGTGCAACCGAAGCACGCAAGCATGGCAAGTCCATTATTGCTGATGGCGGAATTAAATATTCAGGGGATATTGTGAAAGCATTGGCAGCCGGCGGACATGCCGTTATGCTTGGCAGCCTTCTTGCCGGTGTATCTGAAAGCCCGGGCGAAACGGAAATTTTCCAGGGACGCCGCTTCAAGGTTTACAGAGGAATGGGTTCTGTTGCAGCCATGGAAAAAGGCTCAAAAGACCGTTACTTCCAGGAAGATAATAAAAAGTTCGTTCCAGAGGGAATCGAAGGGCGCATTGCATATAAAGGGCCTTTATCCGATACCATTTACCAGCTTATCGGCGGTATCCGTTCCGGAATGGGCTATTGCGGAACAAAAGATCTTCACGAGCTTCGCGAAAATGCCCAATTCATTAAAATGACAGGTGCAGGCCTGAGAGAAAGCCATCCGCATGATGTACAGATCACAAAAGAAGCGCCAAACTACTCGCTATAA
- a CDS encoding D-alanyl-D-alanine carboxypeptidase family protein has product MVMILGLLPGIHKAHAEDILNINADAAILVDAETGKILYQKNADKVLGIASMTKMMTEYLLLEAVEKGKVKWDQEYAVSEYVWKVSQDRALSNVPLRRDGKYNIRELYEAMAIYSANGATIAIAETIAGSETNFVKMMNEKAAELGLKDYKFVNSSGLNNRDLKGSPPAGGPEEENVMSARDTAILAKELINRFPEVLETASTPRKTFREGTDDEIKMENWNWMLPELVYGYEGADGLKTGTTDFAGYCFTGTALRDGNRYISVVMNAKGANGQATYKSRFDETKKMFDFGFTNFTKEEIVPAKYQVKGQKTVPVTKGKEDKVKISSKDAIEMVMRNGEKENFKPVLVLDKKKLNENGELTAPIKKGEKVGYLTIESKEDGKLEFLSDKGKGNIQVDVVAAESVEKANWFVLTMRSIGGFFGDLWGSVSSTVKGWF; this is encoded by the coding sequence ATGGTCATGATATTAGGTCTTTTACCTGGTATACATAAAGCACATGCGGAAGATATTTTAAATATCAATGCCGATGCTGCTATTTTAGTAGATGCAGAGACCGGAAAGATTTTATATCAAAAAAATGCGGATAAAGTACTGGGTATTGCCAGTATGACGAAAATGATGACAGAATACCTGCTACTTGAAGCCGTTGAAAAGGGCAAAGTGAAGTGGGATCAGGAATACGCAGTAAGTGAATATGTATGGAAAGTTTCACAGGACCGTGCCTTATCGAATGTCCCGTTAAGAAGAGACGGCAAATACAATATCCGTGAATTGTATGAAGCTATGGCTATATACTCTGCAAATGGTGCAACAATTGCGATTGCAGAAACGATTGCCGGTTCAGAAACCAACTTTGTTAAAATGATGAACGAAAAAGCAGCAGAGCTTGGGCTGAAAGACTATAAATTTGTTAATTCCAGCGGTTTGAATAACCGAGATTTAAAGGGATCCCCTCCTGCAGGCGGCCCTGAAGAAGAAAACGTCATGTCAGCAAGAGATACAGCTATTCTGGCTAAAGAATTGATTAACCGGTTCCCGGAAGTACTGGAAACGGCAAGTACCCCTAGAAAGACGTTCAGAGAGGGTACAGACGATGAAATTAAAATGGAGAACTGGAACTGGATGCTTCCTGAGCTGGTATATGGCTATGAAGGCGCAGATGGCCTTAAAACAGGTACAACTGACTTTGCCGGATACTGCTTCACAGGAACTGCTCTGAGAGATGGCAACCGCTACATCAGTGTTGTTATGAACGCTAAAGGTGCGAATGGTCAGGCAACTTATAAATCCAGATTCGATGAAACCAAGAAAATGTTCGATTTCGGTTTCACCAACTTCACGAAAGAAGAAATCGTTCCTGCCAAATATCAGGTGAAAGGCCAGAAAACAGTGCCTGTTACAAAAGGGAAAGAAGATAAAGTGAAGATTTCTTCTAAAGATGCAATCGAAATGGTGATGAGAAATGGGGAAAAGGAAAACTTTAAACCCGTTCTTGTATTGGATAAAAAGAAATTAAATGAAAATGGTGAATTGACCGCTCCTATTAAAAAGGGAGAAAAGGTCGGCTACTTAACGATCGAGTCCAAAGAGGACGGGAAGCTTGAGTTCCTGTCTGATAAAGGCAAAGGCAATATCCAGGTGGATGTTGTAGCCGCTGAAAGTGTTGAAAAAGCAAACTGGTTCGTGCTGACTATGCGCAGCATCGGCGGTTTCTTCGGTGACCTATGGGGAAGTGTTTCCTCAACTGTAAAAGGTTGGTTTTAA
- the pdxS gene encoding pyridoxal 5'-phosphate synthase lyase subunit PdxS has translation MKTGTDRVKRGMAEMQKGGVIMDVVNAEQAKIAEEAGAVAVMALERVPSDIRAAGGVARMADPRIMEEVMGAVSIPVMAKARIGHIVEARLLEAMGVDYIDESEVLTPADEEYHLNKRDYTVPFVCGCRDLGEAARRIGEGASMLRTKGEPGTGNIVEAVRHIRKVNAQVRKVVGMNEDELMTEAKLLGAPYELLLEIKSLGRLPVVNFAAGGVATPADAALMMELGADGVFVGSGIFKSENPAKFARAIVEATTHYQDYKLIAELSKELGTPMKGIEISSLAPEARMQERGW, from the coding sequence ATGAAGACAGGTACAGATCGTGTTAAACGGGGAATGGCAGAAATGCAAAAAGGCGGCGTAATTATGGACGTCGTTAACGCTGAGCAGGCAAAAATCGCAGAAGAAGCTGGTGCAGTAGCAGTTATGGCACTTGAGCGCGTTCCTTCTGATATCCGTGCAGCCGGCGGTGTAGCACGTATGGCAGATCCGCGTATTATGGAAGAAGTAATGGGTGCAGTTTCAATCCCGGTAATGGCAAAAGCGCGTATTGGCCATATTGTAGAAGCTCGTTTGCTTGAAGCGATGGGTGTCGATTACATAGATGAGAGTGAAGTTTTAACTCCTGCTGATGAAGAATACCATCTGAACAAAAGAGACTACACTGTTCCATTCGTTTGCGGATGCCGTGATTTAGGTGAAGCAGCACGCCGTATTGGCGAAGGTGCTTCCATGCTTCGCACAAAGGGTGAGCCTGGAACTGGAAACATCGTTGAAGCTGTGCGCCATATCCGCAAGGTGAATGCACAGGTGCGCAAGGTTGTCGGCATGAATGAAGACGAGTTAATGACAGAAGCTAAGCTTCTGGGAGCGCCATATGAGCTTCTTTTGGAAATCAAGAGCCTTGGACGCCTTCCAGTCGTAAACTTCGCAGCAGGCGGCGTTGCAACACCTGCAGATGCAGCTCTAATGATGGAGCTTGGTGCTGACGGTGTGTTCGTAGGATCAGGTATCTTCAAATCTGAAAACCCTGCGAAATTTGCACGTGCCATTGTTGAAGCAACTACACATTACCAGGACTACAAATTAATTGCTGAACTTTCAAAAGAACTTGGCACACCGATGAAGGGAATCGAAATTTCTTCATTGGCTCCTGAAGCTCGTATGCAGGAGCGCGGCTGGTAA
- the pdxT gene encoding pyridoxal 5'-phosphate synthase glutaminase subunit PdxT yields MIKVGVLGLQGAVREHVLSVEACGAEAVVIKRKEQLDEVDGLILPGGESTTMRRLIDKYDFMDSLKEFAQSGKPMFGTCAGLILLANHIIGYDEPHIGVMDVRVERNSFGRQRESFEADLDIAGVAEDFAAVFIRAPHIVEAGDNVEILAKHNGRIVAAREGRFLGCSFHPELTDDHRLTGYFVEMIKESKQLAI; encoded by the coding sequence ATGATAAAGGTTGGAGTATTAGGGCTGCAGGGTGCAGTAAGAGAGCATGTTCTATCGGTAGAAGCATGCGGCGCCGAAGCTGTGGTCATCAAACGCAAAGAACAGCTTGATGAGGTGGACGGGCTGATCCTGCCTGGCGGCGAGAGCACGACCATGAGACGCCTCATTGATAAGTATGATTTTATGGACAGCCTTAAGGAGTTTGCCCAGTCAGGAAAGCCGATGTTCGGGACATGTGCCGGGCTGATTCTCCTTGCAAACCATATTATTGGCTATGATGAGCCTCATATTGGTGTGATGGATGTCCGGGTAGAAAGAAACTCATTCGGCCGCCAGCGCGAAAGCTTTGAGGCTGATCTGGATATTGCCGGAGTGGCAGAAGACTTTGCAGCAGTCTTTATTCGTGCGCCGCATATTGTCGAGGCGGGGGATAATGTTGAAATCCTCGCCAAGCACAATGGCCGGATTGTGGCCGCTCGTGAAGGCAGATTCCTCGGGTGCTCTTTCCATCCGGAACTGACGGATGACCATCGCCTGACAGGCTATTTCGTTGAAATGATTAAAGAGTCCAAGCAATTAGCAATTTGA